A window of Sutcliffiella cohnii contains these coding sequences:
- a CDS encoding DUF896 domain-containing protein, producing MLSQDKMKRINLLAKKAKSEGLTEEEAKEQKELRAEYVKTFRSSMVDTLKSVTIVDPNGNDVTPQKLKDEQNKKFH from the coding sequence ATGCTTTCACAAGATAAAATGAAAAGAATTAATCTACTTGCAAAAAAAGCAAAATCAGAAGGTTTAACAGAAGAAGAGGCTAAAGAACAAAAAGAATTAAGAGCGGAATATGTAAAAACGTTTCGATCTTCTATGGTAGATACATTGAAATCAGTAACAATCGTCGATCCAAACGGAAATGATGTAACCCCTCAAAAATTAAAGGATGAGCAAAATAAAAAATTTCATTAA
- a CDS encoding YneB family resolvase-like protein gives MKGVIYCRVSTNKETQETSLARQKEELKLLAQNNNIEVISVIEEQASGYSLEREGIYNLMDLLATDPFDVLLVQDETRIGRGNAKIAFFHLLKKHNVLIYSIIDNGKLTLSESDSMVLQIVSIVEEYQRKLHNLKIKRGMKKAVEEGYNPLKNLKNNHLSPGRERKEVPVEEIVRLRHNKLTFHEIAATLRGLGFDISKATVNRRYKEYMLQKEDSTLANKSEL, from the coding sequence ATGAAAGGCGTTATTTACTGTAGAGTAAGCACAAATAAGGAAACACAAGAAACTTCTCTTGCTAGACAGAAAGAGGAGTTAAAGTTATTAGCTCAAAACAACAATATAGAAGTAATATCTGTCATTGAGGAACAAGCTAGTGGTTATAGCTTAGAGAGAGAGGGAATATATAATCTAATGGATTTGTTAGCTACCGACCCATTTGATGTACTGTTAGTACAAGATGAAACGAGAATTGGGAGGGGAAATGCCAAAATAGCTTTTTTCCATTTACTAAAAAAACATAATGTACTTATTTATTCTATAATCGACAACGGTAAATTAACTTTATCAGAATCAGATTCAATGGTTTTGCAAATTGTTTCTATTGTAGAAGAATACCAAAGAAAACTACATAATTTAAAAATAAAAAGAGGAATGAAAAAAGCAGTAGAAGAAGGATATAATCCGCTGAAAAACTTAAAAAATAATCATTTAAGTCCAGGGAGAGAAAGAAAAGAAGTTCCTGTAGAAGAAATAGTGCGATTACGTCATAACAAATTAACTTTCCATGAAATCGCCGCTACTCTTAGAGGGCTTGGATTCGATATATCTAAAGCAACGGTTAATAGAAGATATAAAGAGTACATGTTGCAGAAAGAAGATAGTACTCTTGCTAACAAAAGTGAGCTCTAG
- the lexA gene encoding transcriptional repressor LexA produces MKLSKRQEDILNFIKQEVQAKGYPPSVREIGEAVGLASSSTVHGHLARLESKGYIRRDPTKPRAIEVISLDDKQIPKVNAVNVPIVGKVTAGQPITAIENIDEYFPLPDRYVAPDEHVFMLEVMGDSMIEAGILDGDLVIVRQQQSANNGDIVVAMTEDDEATVKRFFKEKDYIRLQPENSSLEPIIVRNVSILGKVIGVYRNIH; encoded by the coding sequence ATGAAACTATCTAAAAGACAAGAAGATATTTTAAATTTCATTAAGCAAGAAGTACAAGCAAAAGGCTATCCACCTTCTGTACGTGAAATTGGAGAAGCTGTTGGGTTAGCATCCAGTTCAACTGTTCACGGTCACCTAGCTAGACTCGAAAGTAAAGGATACATTAGAAGAGATCCAACAAAACCGAGAGCAATTGAAGTGATTAGTTTAGATGACAAGCAAATTCCTAAAGTAAATGCAGTGAATGTTCCGATTGTCGGTAAAGTAACTGCTGGTCAACCAATAACAGCAATTGAAAATATCGATGAATATTTTCCACTACCTGATCGATATGTTGCTCCTGACGAGCATGTATTTATGTTGGAAGTTATGGGAGACAGTATGATTGAAGCTGGAATTTTGGATGGAGACTTAGTTATTGTTCGTCAACAACAATCAGCTAATAATGGAGATATTGTTGTAGCGATGACAGAAGACGACGAAGCAACTGTGAAACGATTCTTTAAAGAAAAGGATTATATTCGATTACAACCAGAGAACTCCTCTCTAGAGCCTATTATAGTGCGAAATGTATCCATTCTAGGTAAAGTTATTGGCGTTTATCGAAATATACATTAA
- the glnA gene encoding type I glutamate--ammonia ligase, with protein sequence MAKYVKEDIVRIVQEENVKYIRLQFTDILGTIKNVEIPVSQLEKALDNKMMFDGSSIEGFVRIEESDMYLFPDLNTFVVFPWTSEKGKVARFICDVHKADGTPFEGDPRTNLKRILKEMEDLGFTDFNLGPEPEFFLFKLDEKGEPTLELNDKGGYFDLAPTDLGENCRRDIVLELEEMGFEIEASHHEVAPGQHEIDFKYADALTACDEIQTFKLVVKTIARKHGLHATFMPKPLFGVNGSGMHCNVSLFKNGVNAFFDEKAEQQLSETAKQFIAGIIKHAPHFTAVTNPTVNSYKRLVPGYEAPCYVAWSAQNRSPLVRIPASRGISTRVEVRSVDPAANPYLAMAVLLKAGLDGIKNSLTPPAPVDRNIYVMNKEERLAEGIVDLPATLAQALELLKENDVIQSALGDHLLEHFIEAKEIEWDMFRSQVHPWERDQYLTQY encoded by the coding sequence ATGGCAAAATACGTGAAAGAAGATATTGTGCGCATCGTACAGGAGGAAAATGTAAAATATATTCGTCTTCAATTTACAGATATTTTAGGCACAATTAAAAATGTGGAAATCCCTGTAAGTCAATTAGAAAAAGCGTTAGATAATAAAATGATGTTTGATGGGTCTTCTATCGAAGGATTTGTACGTATTGAAGAGTCTGATATGTATTTATTCCCTGACCTAAATACATTTGTAGTATTCCCTTGGACATCGGAAAAAGGGAAGGTTGCGAGATTCATCTGTGACGTTCATAAAGCAGACGGTACGCCATTTGAAGGTGATCCTAGAACGAACTTAAAGCGTATTTTGAAAGAAATGGAAGATTTAGGATTCACAGATTTTAATCTTGGACCAGAACCGGAATTCTTCTTATTTAAGTTAGATGAAAAAGGAGAACCAACTTTAGAATTAAATGATAAAGGCGGTTACTTTGACTTAGCTCCAACAGACTTAGGGGAAAACTGTAGACGTGATATCGTATTAGAACTAGAGGAAATGGGCTTTGAAATTGAAGCATCTCATCATGAAGTAGCACCAGGACAACATGAAATTGATTTTAAATATGCTGATGCTCTTACAGCTTGTGACGAAATTCAAACGTTTAAACTTGTTGTAAAAACAATTGCGCGTAAACACGGTTTACATGCAACGTTTATGCCAAAACCTCTATTTGGGGTGAATGGATCTGGAATGCACTGTAACGTATCTTTATTTAAAAATGGAGTAAATGCGTTCTTTGATGAAAAAGCGGAACAACAACTTAGTGAAACGGCAAAACAATTTATTGCTGGAATCATCAAGCATGCGCCGCATTTTACAGCTGTTACAAACCCAACGGTAAACTCATATAAACGTTTAGTGCCAGGTTACGAGGCTCCTTGTTATGTAGCGTGGTCAGCGCAAAATCGTAGTCCTTTAGTTCGTATTCCTGCATCTCGTGGCATAAGTACACGTGTGGAAGTGCGTAGTGTAGACCCAGCGGCTAATCCATATTTAGCAATGGCTGTTCTATTAAAGGCAGGACTAGATGGTATCAAAAATAGTTTAACTCCACCTGCGCCAGTAGATCGTAACATTTATGTAATGAACAAAGAAGAGCGTTTGGCAGAAGGTATTGTAGATTTACCGGCAACATTAGCGCAAGCTCTTGAATTATTAAAAGAAAATGATGTTATTCAATCAGCATTAGGTGATCATTTATTGGAGCACTTTATTGAAGCTAAAGAGATTGAATGGGATATGTTTAGAAGTCAAGTTCACCCATGGGAACGTGACCAATATTTAACTCAATATTAA
- a CDS encoding MerR family transcriptional regulator, with product MSDQMRRSMPLFPMSIVMKLTELSARQIRYYEEHGLITPERSEGNRRLFSFNDVDRLLEIKSLLEQKINIAGIKQIMQLKEQAAIMTVKEKMKTKEKRDLSNEELRKVLRAEMLQAGRFNKTSLNQGDMSRFFH from the coding sequence ATGAGTGATCAGATGAGAAGATCGATGCCGTTGTTCCCGATGAGTATTGTAATGAAATTAACTGAACTATCAGCTCGACAAATCCGATATTATGAAGAACATGGACTAATTACACCTGAAAGATCAGAAGGAAACAGAAGATTATTTTCATTTAATGATGTGGATCGTTTGTTAGAGATTAAAAGTTTACTAGAGCAAAAAATAAACATTGCTGGAATTAAACAAATTATGCAACTAAAAGAACAAGCGGCGATCATGACCGTTAAAGAAAAAATGAAAACAAAAGAAAAACGAGATTTATCGAATGAGGAGTTACGAAAAGTACTTCGAGCCGAAATGTTACAAGCTGGTAGATTCAATAAAACTAGTTTAAACCAAGGCGACATGTCTCGATTTTTCCATTAA
- a CDS encoding aminotransferase class I/II-fold pyridoxal phosphate-dependent enzyme encodes MLENLQHGETLKPIVQKIERKIQDVLKEADQVSESNQFRVLQSFQQHRISDAHFMPTTGYGYDDMGRDALEKVYADVLGGESALVRPQIISGTHAISIALFGILRPGDELLYITGKPYDTLEEIVGIRGSGVGSLKDFHINYKAIELKNNKSIDWEAVSNAITPKTKMIGIQRSKGYATRPSYTIEEIEEMINFVKEIKSDVIVFVDNCYGEFIEFKEPCHVGADLMAGSLIKNPGGGLAKTGGYIVGKQELVEACSYRMTSPGIGAEAGASLYSLQEMYQGFFLAPHVVAQALKGAVFTAAFLEELGMNTFPSWDSKRTDLIQSVQFDDRDKMVAFCQAIQFASPINSHVTPYPNYMPGYEDDVIMAAGTFVQGASIELTADGPIRPPYVAYVQGGLTYSHVKIAVCTAIDSLLTKNLIKI; translated from the coding sequence ATGTTAGAAAATTTGCAACATGGGGAAACGTTAAAACCGATTGTACAAAAAATTGAAAGAAAGATTCAAGATGTTTTAAAAGAAGCAGATCAAGTTAGTGAATCGAACCAATTTCGTGTTCTTCAAAGTTTCCAGCAACATAGAATTAGCGATGCCCACTTTATGCCAACTACTGGCTACGGTTACGATGATATGGGGCGAGATGCATTAGAAAAAGTATATGCGGATGTTTTGGGTGGAGAAAGTGCACTAGTTCGTCCTCAAATAATTTCTGGAACACATGCCATTTCCATTGCTCTATTTGGTATTTTGCGACCTGGGGATGAATTGTTATATATTACAGGAAAGCCTTATGACACGTTAGAAGAAATTGTAGGTATACGTGGTTCTGGAGTAGGTTCTTTGAAAGATTTCCATATTAATTATAAAGCGATTGAATTGAAAAATAATAAAAGTATTGATTGGGAAGCTGTCAGTAACGCAATTACACCGAAAACAAAAATGATTGGGATACAGCGTTCCAAAGGTTATGCTACCCGACCGTCGTATACGATTGAAGAAATTGAAGAAATGATAAACTTTGTTAAGGAAATTAAATCAGATGTTATCGTTTTTGTCGATAATTGCTATGGTGAATTTATTGAATTTAAGGAACCTTGTCATGTTGGTGCTGATTTAATGGCTGGTTCATTAATCAAAAATCCAGGTGGAGGATTGGCGAAAACAGGAGGTTACATTGTAGGGAAACAAGAACTAGTAGAAGCATGCTCATACAGAATGACTTCACCAGGGATTGGTGCAGAAGCTGGTGCCTCTCTATATTCTTTACAAGAAATGTATCAAGGCTTTTTCCTTGCGCCTCATGTTGTTGCACAAGCTTTAAAAGGAGCGGTATTTACCGCGGCATTTTTAGAGGAGTTAGGTATGAATACATTTCCAAGCTGGGATAGTAAAAGGACCGATTTAATACAATCTGTACAATTTGATGACCGAGATAAAATGGTAGCATTTTGCCAAGCAATCCAATTTGCGTCCCCGATTAATTCTCACGTAACTCCATATCCAAACTATATGCCTGGATACGAGGATGACGTTATAATGGCTGCCGGCACATTCGTCCAAGGGGCAAGCATTGAATTAACGGCAGACGGTCCGATTAGACCTCCATACGTTGCCTATGTTCAAGGTGGCTTAACGTATTCCCATGTAAAGATTGCTGTTTGTACGGCAATAGACTCCTTACTAACAAAAAACTTAATAAAGATTTAA
- the hflX gene encoding GTPase HflX gives MNDKERVLLLGCQLPYIDDEHFQYSMEELSSLTKTANGEVVMVVTQKRDKVHSATYIGKGKVEELITLEEELEFDVIIVNDELSPSQNRNLSSMLNARVIDRTQLILDIFAQRARSKEGKLQVELAQLQYLLPRLGGKGIELSRLGGGIGTRGPGETKLESDRRHINRRIDDIKRQLQNIVKHRGQYRERRKRNQVYQIALVGYTNAGKSTIFNRLTEANTFEENLLFATLDPTTRQLTLSNGYQALLTDTVGFIQDLPTSLVAAFRSTLEEVVEADFILHVVDSSDPDYMNHQKTVHSLLNELGVKDVPSLTVYNKKDRMPDSFIPSTNEESIVISALNKEDQLLLVRKIEEVMKQKMEPYNISLPSDSGKLLAALKKETILEKTTFNEVKEAYECKGFYFKDSRLSETIEKL, from the coding sequence ATTAATGATAAAGAAAGAGTTTTATTACTCGGTTGTCAGTTACCATATATAGATGATGAGCATTTTCAATATTCTATGGAGGAACTCTCTTCCTTGACGAAGACTGCAAATGGTGAAGTTGTCATGGTAGTAACACAGAAGCGAGATAAAGTACACTCCGCCACTTACATAGGGAAAGGGAAAGTAGAAGAATTAATTACATTGGAAGAAGAGTTAGAGTTTGACGTGATAATCGTCAACGATGAGCTTTCTCCAAGTCAAAACCGAAATTTATCTTCTATGTTGAATGCTCGTGTTATTGATCGAACTCAACTTATATTAGACATTTTCGCACAAAGAGCACGTTCTAAGGAAGGGAAGCTACAAGTTGAACTCGCCCAATTGCAATATTTACTACCAAGGTTAGGTGGGAAAGGGATTGAACTATCACGACTAGGTGGTGGGATCGGTACGAGAGGACCTGGTGAAACCAAATTAGAATCGGATCGCCGTCACATTAATAGAAGAATTGATGATATTAAAAGGCAATTGCAAAATATCGTAAAGCATCGTGGACAATACCGCGAAAGACGAAAAAGGAATCAAGTGTACCAAATTGCGCTCGTTGGTTATACGAATGCTGGTAAGTCCACCATTTTTAATCGATTGACAGAAGCCAATACATTTGAAGAAAACCTTTTATTTGCTACACTGGATCCTACGACTAGACAGTTAACACTCTCCAATGGATATCAAGCATTACTTACCGATACAGTAGGGTTTATACAAGATTTACCTACTTCATTAGTGGCTGCGTTTCGCTCGACATTAGAGGAAGTGGTGGAAGCTGATTTTATTCTACATGTTGTAGATAGTTCGGACCCGGATTATATGAATCATCAAAAAACAGTACATTCCTTATTAAATGAGCTTGGCGTTAAGGATGTACCATCGTTAACTGTTTATAATAAAAAGGATAGAATGCCGGATTCATTTATTCCTTCTACTAATGAAGAGAGTATAGTAATTAGTGCTCTAAATAAAGAAGATCAACTCCTGTTAGTTAGGAAGATTGAAGAAGTAATGAAACAGAAAATGGAACCATATAATATTTCTTTACCATCTGACTCAGGGAAGTTATTAGCAGCACTAAAAAAAGAAACGATACTTGAAAAAACGACGTTTAATGAAGTAAAAGAAGCTTATGAATGTAAAGGGTTCTATTTTAAGGATTCTCGACTTTCAGAGACAATAGAAAAACTATAG
- a CDS encoding trimeric intracellular cation channel family protein, with the protein MTWEVFNVIGTIAFAISGAIVAMEEEYDILGVYILGIVTAFGGGVVRNLLIGVPVSAIWEQGVLFQLALFVMTAVFLFPNNVLKHWTKWGNFTDAIGLAAFAIQGALYATNMNHPLSAVIVAAVLTGSGGGIIRDVLAGRKPLVLRSEIYAAWAILAGLAIGLGIAKSPIQLYVLFAIIVTFRVLSYTYKWRLPNRTLKARSY; encoded by the coding sequence TTGACATGGGAAGTATTTAATGTTATTGGTACGATTGCATTTGCGATAAGTGGGGCAATTGTAGCAATGGAAGAAGAGTACGATATATTAGGTGTATATATATTAGGAATCGTAACAGCGTTCGGTGGCGGAGTAGTTCGTAATTTGTTAATAGGAGTCCCTGTTTCTGCAATATGGGAGCAAGGTGTATTATTCCAACTTGCTTTATTTGTCATGACAGCAGTGTTCCTTTTCCCTAATAATGTATTAAAACATTGGACAAAATGGGGTAACTTTACAGATGCTATCGGATTAGCAGCATTCGCTATTCAAGGGGCATTATATGCCACTAATATGAACCATCCACTAAGCGCGGTAATTGTTGCGGCAGTACTTACTGGTAGTGGTGGAGGAATTATTAGAGATGTTTTAGCCGGAAGAAAACCACTCGTACTAAGATCTGAAATCTATGCAGCATGGGCTATACTTGCTGGGCTGGCAATAGGGCTTGGAATTGCAAAGTCACCTATACAGTTATACGTCCTGTTTGCAATCATCGTTACATTTAGAGTGTTGTCATACACATATAAATGGAGATTACCAAATCGAACACTTAAAGCACGTAGCTATTAA
- the spoVK gene encoding stage V sporulation protein K: MRTENGKINIVLNGQKKHLKVKHVNPPIVERKEPSSQHKVLLDIEKELGTLVGLSEMKKIVQEIYAWIYVNKKREEQGLKAEKQVLHMMFKGNPGTGKTTVARLIGKLFVDMNVLSKGHLIEAERADLVGEYIGHTAQKTRDLIKKALGGILFVDEAYSLARGGEKDFGKEAIDTMVKHMEDKQHEFILILAGYKNEMEEFLRTNPGLVSRFPIIIDFPDYTVDELMEITIRMLKEREYTLSKEAEWKLRNHLIQLKTTLFPSAFSNGRYVRNIIEKSIRSQAMRLLKEDIFRREDLITLESKDIVINS; encoded by the coding sequence ATGAGAACAGAGAACGGAAAGATAAATATAGTTTTAAATGGACAAAAAAAGCATTTAAAAGTAAAACACGTAAATCCTCCTATTGTAGAAAGAAAAGAACCAAGCTCTCAACATAAGGTGTTATTAGATATTGAAAAAGAGTTAGGTACACTAGTAGGCTTATCAGAAATGAAAAAAATCGTGCAAGAAATTTATGCGTGGATCTACGTAAATAAAAAAAGAGAAGAACAAGGTTTGAAAGCGGAGAAGCAAGTTTTGCATATGATGTTTAAAGGAAACCCAGGGACAGGCAAAACAACTGTTGCTCGATTAATTGGTAAACTATTTGTAGATATGAACGTCTTATCAAAAGGGCATTTGATTGAAGCAGAAAGAGCGGACCTTGTTGGAGAATATATCGGTCATACCGCTCAAAAAACGAGAGATTTAATAAAAAAAGCACTTGGTGGTATTTTGTTTGTTGACGAGGCATACTCACTAGCCCGAGGTGGAGAAAAAGACTTTGGTAAAGAAGCAATTGATACGATGGTAAAACATATGGAAGACAAACAGCATGAATTTATTTTAATTTTAGCTGGGTATAAAAATGAGATGGAAGAATTTTTACGAACTAATCCAGGCTTAGTTTCAAGGTTTCCGATAATAATTGATTTTCCTGATTATACAGTAGACGAATTAATGGAAATAACAATTCGTATGCTAAAGGAAAGAGAATATACATTGAGTAAAGAAGCGGAATGGAAATTAAGAAATCATTTAATCCAACTAAAAACAACCCTATTTCCTTCTGCATTTAGTAATGGTCGGTATGTTAGAAATATTATCGAAAAATCAATTAGGTCCCAAGCGATGAGGTTATTAAAAGAAGATATATTTCGCAGAGAAGACTTAATCACGCTCGAGAGTAAGGATATTGTAATAAATAGTTAA
- the hfq gene encoding RNA chaperone Hfq gives MKQSINIQDQFLNQLRKDGTNVTVFLLNGFQLRGLVKGFDNFTVLLETEGKQQLIYKHAISTFSPQKNVQFDME, from the coding sequence ATGAAACAATCTATTAACATTCAGGATCAATTTTTAAATCAATTACGGAAAGATGGAACTAACGTTACCGTATTTTTATTAAATGGCTTTCAGTTACGTGGGCTAGTTAAAGGATTTGATAATTTCACAGTTTTACTGGAAACTGAAGGTAAGCAACAACTTATTTATAAACATGCTATTTCAACTTTTTCCCCACAAAAAAATGTTCAGTTTGATATGGAATAA
- the miaA gene encoding tRNA (adenosine(37)-N6)-dimethylallyltransferase MiaA, which produces MGEKVIVIIGPTAVGKTKLSVELAKILNGEIISGDSMQIYKGMDIGTAKIKEEEKDGITHHLIDIIEPDESYSVAQFQKSVRELISKIHKRGKMPIIVGGTGLYIQSVLYDYQFSEKGQNEQIRIKLEREVQQLGNDYLYQKLKEVDPKSAELIHPNNVRRVIRALEVYESTGIKFSEATNEREEKLLYDVALIGLTMDRDKLYERINMRVDIMLEEGLLQEVKGLYNIGINDCQSIQAIGYKELYSYLDGNISFEEAIQQLKQNSRRYAKRQLTWFRNKMEVTWFDMTEHSVDEKLSEILTFVAGKLQLEANIKHYNYRD; this is translated from the coding sequence ATGGGAGAAAAGGTAATTGTTATTATAGGACCAACCGCTGTAGGTAAAACAAAACTTAGTGTAGAACTAGCAAAAATCTTAAATGGTGAAATAATTAGTGGAGATTCGATGCAAATTTATAAAGGAATGGACATCGGTACCGCAAAAATAAAAGAGGAAGAGAAAGATGGCATAACACATCATTTAATTGATATTATCGAGCCTGATGAGTCATACTCTGTAGCCCAATTTCAAAAAAGTGTTAGAGAGTTAATATCTAAAATACACAAAAGAGGTAAAATGCCTATCATTGTAGGTGGTACAGGCCTCTACATACAATCAGTACTTTATGATTATCAGTTTTCCGAGAAGGGCCAAAATGAACAAATAAGAATAAAATTAGAACGTGAGGTTCAACAACTTGGGAATGACTACTTATATCAAAAACTCAAAGAAGTGGATCCAAAGAGTGCCGAACTAATACACCCTAACAATGTGAGGCGGGTTATTAGAGCGTTAGAAGTATACGAGAGTACAGGAATAAAATTTTCTGAAGCTACTAATGAGCGTGAAGAGAAATTATTGTATGATGTCGCATTAATTGGTTTGACAATGGATAGAGATAAATTGTATGAACGGATTAATATGCGTGTCGATATAATGCTAGAAGAAGGCTTACTACAAGAAGTAAAGGGTTTATATAATATAGGTATTAACGATTGTCAATCAATCCAAGCGATTGGCTATAAAGAATTATATTCCTACCTTGATGGGAATATCTCTTTTGAGGAAGCTATTCAACAATTAAAACAAAATTCACGTCGCTATGCTAAACGACAATTAACATGGTTTAGAAATAAAATGGAAGTAACGTGGTTTGATATGACGGAACATAGTGTAGATGAAAAATTATCGGAAATTTTGACATTTGTGGCAGGAAAGCTGCAACTTGAAGCGAATATAAAGCATTATAATTATAGAGATTAG
- the mutL gene encoding DNA mismatch repair endonuclease MutL — protein MGKIIQLNEQLSNKIAAGEVVERPASVVKELVENAIDANSTIIQIELEEAGLTKIRILDNGDGMEEDDVAKAFYRHATSKIKDENDLFRIRTLGFRGEALPSIASVSIFELTTSTGEEAGTYVKLKGGIVELTEPSNARKGTDITVSHLFYNTPARLKYMKTINTELGNITDIVYRLALAHPEIAFRLSHNGKKIFSTNGNGQTLHVLASIYGMSIAKKMIPIDISSLDFKVTGFLALPEITRASKNYISTIINGRFVKNFVLNRAIQAGYHTLLPIGRHPIVFLQIEMDPLLVDVNVHPAKLEVRISKEDELYELVVEGIKRTFQSKELIPTVTPSKSFSTVKSETEQHSFNFDAAPAVKKEIHLTSQIKEDGNENFLPDYDQPSQFNSDSTIKEEIKWTSNEETDIINELKVETFSEDRLPTYVQEEERLSRVPTMYPIGQMHGTYIIAQNEKGLYLIDQHAAQERINYEYFYDKLGDVDRSVQHLLVPITIECSPEEYMFLEENLHLFSECGVFLESFGHQTFIIRSHPVWFPKGEEKEIIEDMMEQILKTKKINVAKLREEAAIMMSCKAAIKANHHLREDEIFSLLETLRKVKDPFTCPHGRPIIIHYSTYELEKMFKRVM, from the coding sequence GTGGGGAAAATCATCCAGCTCAACGAACAGTTATCAAATAAAATAGCAGCTGGAGAAGTAGTCGAACGTCCGGCCTCTGTTGTAAAGGAACTAGTAGAAAATGCAATTGATGCAAATTCAACCATTATTCAAATTGAATTAGAAGAAGCTGGACTAACGAAGATTCGCATATTAGATAATGGAGATGGAATGGAAGAGGACGATGTTGCTAAAGCATTTTATCGTCATGCTACTAGTAAAATAAAAGATGAAAATGATCTTTTTCGTATTAGAACACTAGGATTCCGTGGAGAAGCATTGCCAAGTATTGCTTCTGTTTCAATATTTGAGCTAACGACGAGCACTGGTGAAGAAGCTGGAACTTATGTGAAATTAAAAGGCGGTATAGTTGAACTTACCGAGCCTTCTAATGCTCGTAAAGGTACAGATATTACAGTATCTCACTTATTTTACAATACACCTGCTCGTTTAAAGTATATGAAAACAATAAATACAGAGCTCGGTAATATTACAGATATCGTGTACAGGTTGGCGTTGGCTCATCCGGAAATTGCATTTCGTTTGTCACATAATGGGAAAAAAATATTCTCCACGAACGGAAATGGACAAACATTGCATGTATTAGCTTCCATTTATGGAATGTCTATTGCGAAAAAAATGATTCCGATCGACATATCATCACTAGATTTTAAAGTTACTGGTTTTTTAGCGCTTCCTGAAATAACGAGAGCGTCTAAAAATTATATATCTACTATTATTAATGGTCGTTTTGTGAAAAATTTCGTCTTAAATCGTGCAATACAAGCTGGTTATCATACGTTACTTCCGATTGGTCGTCACCCAATTGTGTTCTTACAAATTGAAATGGATCCATTATTAGTGGATGTGAATGTACATCCTGCAAAACTAGAAGTGAGAATAAGTAAAGAGGATGAACTTTACGAACTTGTTGTTGAAGGTATTAAACGGACATTTCAATCAAAAGAGCTAATTCCAACTGTAACTCCTTCTAAATCTTTTAGTACTGTAAAAAGCGAAACAGAGCAACATTCCTTTAATTTTGATGCAGCACCAGCAGTAAAGAAGGAAATCCATTTAACATCACAAATTAAAGAAGATGGTAACGAGAACTTTTTGCCAGACTATGATCAACCTTCACAGTTTAATAGTGATAGCACGATTAAAGAAGAGATAAAATGGACATCAAATGAAGAAACGGATATTATAAACGAATTGAAAGTTGAAACATTTTCCGAAGATAGACTTCCTACTTATGTTCAAGAAGAGGAACGTTTAAGTAGAGTACCGACGATGTATCCAATTGGGCAAATGCACGGGACTTATATTATTGCTCAAAATGAAAAAGGGCTATATTTAATTGACCAGCACGCAGCTCAAGAACGTATTAATTATGAATACTTCTATGATAAATTAGGTGATGTTGACCGTTCTGTACAACATTTATTAGTACCGATAACGATTGAGTGTTCGCCTGAAGAATATATGTTTCTAGAAGAAAATCTACACTTATTTTCCGAATGTGGTGTTTTCTTAGAGTCTTTTGGTCATCAAACATTTATTATTCGATCACATCCTGTTTGGTTTCCAAAGGGTGAGGAAAAAGAAATAATTGAAGATATGATGGAACAAATCTTAAAAACAAAAAAAATTAATGTGGCAAAACTTAGAGAAGAAGCAGCAATTATGATGAGCTGTAAAGCGGCAATTAAAGCAAACCATCATTTAAGGGAAGATGAAATATTTTCCTTGCTAGAAACATTAAGAAAAGTAAAGGATCCTTTTACTTGCCCGCATGGTAGACCAATTATTATACATTATAGTACGTATGAATTAGAAAAAATGTTTAAACGTGTAATGTAA